The genomic segment TGATGCAGTCTGAATTATTGCAATTGCGTTCCGTCGCGTGGCTACTCGAGGGCATGGGCCTGAAAAACAGAGACGAAAATGCGCTTCAATATCACGCCATGAATTTTGGCACGCTGTTGATGCGCGTGCCAATTGGCTTTGCCTACTTGTTGGGCGAATACGTCGCCCGCGTATTGTGGCTTGCAAGTGTAATCGCGGTGGTGGCACTCAAAGCCGTATTCACCGTATTGGCGGTTCTTCTATATCCCATCATCTATCCCGGATGGGGATTTTATTCTTGGCTCGGTTCTGGACCATTATGGCGCCAGGAAATAAATCGCCTGTGGGCCCCTTTGTGCGCCTGGGCTGAGGATCGCGACCTGTTTGGCAAAGCATGGGTGCGGATAATATGGGACGATTTGCTGACATTTGTGACACCTCAAAATTTGGGACGCGACCTGGGGGCGCAAATGCGATGGACGGGGAGGACATTGAAGCGTCTGTTCCGCTGGGTTGGGAAGCACGCGATCTGGAAGCGCGTCTTAAAAATCGCACCCGTGCTCCTGGGCACAATAGGCGTTTTGCTGCTCTTTGTCCCTGGCGCAGTTTATTTTATTCTTCGATTCCTGATCTTTACCACACTCATGTTGATCGGCAAAATACTGATCTTGACACTCATGTTTGTGTTTTTAACCGGATTGGTCGCATTGCTGGTAATCGCCCTTGTCTTATTGCCCATCCTCGCGCCAGTGCTGTTTTTGTTTGAGCGCGGTTTTGCAGCCATTCGGCGCGCTTACACGCCTTTTATCCGCTGGGCTTTGCACAACAGACTGAGCATAGTAGCGGGTGCTGTAGTGCCTTTTGCAATATGCTGGATGGTCTTGTTGCCCCGATTGGGCAATGAATTGATCCCACAGGTGCATCAGGGCGAATTTAATGTGGATATTGGTTTGCCCGTAGGCACACCGCTCGAAATGACCGATGAGACCCTGAAGCTCATCGAATCGCGGGTGATGGATGCTTATGATGTGGGCGCGATTTCTTCGACAGTTGGCGTGGATAAAACCGATATCACATCGTCGGATCAAGGCGAGCACACCGGAGTTGTGTCTGTAGTGCTGGAGGATATCGAAACAGAGGGTCCCCAAAACGTAATGGCGGGTTGGGGACAAGGCCTCCTGACATTGCCCGCACGTATTTGGGGTGGCATCAGAGGGGAAAGTGTTTTGGCACAGCGCGAAGACGCATTGATGGCTGACTTGAGAAACAGGCTCTCGGATTTGCCGCAAATAAAAGCCGATTTTTCACGCCCCGCACTATTTAGTTTTAAGACACCTATAGAAGTGGAAATTCGCGGTTATGATTTGCCGACACTGACCCAATTGGGGCGCGAAGCCGAGCGGGTAATGAGCGAGATCCCCGGACTATACGATGTGAAGTCGAGCCTTCAGCGCGGCAACCCGGAAGTGCAAATTGTCTATAAGCGCGAATTGTTAGCCAAATACAACCTGAATGTGCGCCAGGTAGCCTCGCTGGTACGCGAAAAAGTACAGGGCAATGTGGTAACGAGATTTCGAGAGGCCGACCGGCGCATTGACGTGCTGGTACGCGTAGATGAAGCCGACCGCGCCGGCGTAACCGAGTTGCGCCGACTGGTAGTAAACCCGGGGCGACAGCAAGTGCCCATTCGCCTATCTGCGGTAGCCGAGATCGAAGTACACGAAGGCCCGAGTGAAATTCGGCGCATAGATCAACAGCGCGCGGTTCTGATTTCAGCCAATGTGAGCGGTATAGACCTGGGAACAATGACCGCTATGATTCAGCGGGCATTGGAAACAATGGAAGTCTCCCAGGATGTGTCGATGGTCATTGGTGGACAAAACAAGGAAATGGAGACATCCCTGAACAGTTTGACCTTTGCATTGGGCCTCGCAATCTTTCTCGTGTACATCGTAATGGCCTCGCAATTTGAATCATTCCTCCATCCATTCGTAATCATGTTTAGCATTCCACTGGCACTGATTGGCGTAATCGTCATTCTATTTCTCACCGGCATATCCCTTTCCGTCGTAGTTTTTCTGGGCGTTATCATGCTGGCGGGCATTGTGGTAAACAACGCCATTGTGCTCGTCGATTATATCAACCATCTGCGGCGCAGTGGTCTGTCCAAATTGGAAGCAATTGTGCAGGCTGGCGAAGTGCGATTGCGCCCCATCTTGATGACCACATCGACAACCGTACTGGGATTATTGCCCATGGCACTCGGCCTGGGCGATGGCGCAGAAATCCGCACGCCAATGGCGATCACCGTCGTAGCCGGGCTAATCAGTTCCACCCTATTAACACTGGTAATTATTCCAACCGTATATTCTCTAATGGACCGCGGCGAATGACCAGCCCCCAGCCTCCGAGATTTTTTTCCAATTGACTTTTGACAACTTTCCATTTTCTTAAACACCTATAGTTCTTTATAGCAAAGTACGCAAATACCCGGTAACTTTTTGGGCGTTTTGTCGTCTAACCCTTGTAACAACGATAGTCACCCTATTCGTCGAAATATGGAGATTGAATGATGCGTTTTAGATATATCGCAGTACTGGCAATTATCTTTGTCGGTGTGAATACAAATGCCCAGGAAGAGCGAAGGGAACTGCGCCTGACACTAAATGAGTGTGTGGAGGTCGCGCTGACGAGCAGTGCCCAGATCGAGCAATTTAAGTACACGGTTGCGATTGCTGAGACCCAGGTAGATAATGCGCGAAATAGTTTCTTCCCGACCACTTCTAATATGTCATGGAGCATCAGCAGAGGTGTTCAGGGACCGCGTGAAGGACAAGTCCTGGATCAGACGACCGGTACGCTGGTGCAGTTATTGGGGGAAGACCGCATTACCGGGGGACAAAATTTCAGAATTGGTGGCCTGACCATGCCGATTTATGACGGTCAGATCATCTCCCAGCTATCGAGCGCGAAAAACAGCCTGATGCAAACGCAAATGCAGCAATCAGGCACTCGTCAAACAATCATTTTTCAAACCAAACAGCGCTACTTTCTATTGTTACAAGCCATTAAATTATTGGAAGTCCAGCAAGAGCGCGTGCGAGTATCCGAAGAAAGTCTGCGCAGGGCAGAGACATTGTACGAAATTGGGTCCGCTGCAATTTTGCAGGTAACGAACGCAAGATCAAATCTGGCGGGTTTGCGCGCAACCCTGATTCAGCGAGAAAATGCCGTGAGCATCGCCCAGTCAAACCTGGCATTTACAATGGGCCTGGGTACAGACGTAGATATTATTCCATCAGAAGAAGAGTTTGAACTTCTGACTCCGAAATATTCTTTTACCGATGCACTGTCTATAGCCCTTAAAGAACACCCCGACATTCTGGGTAGCAAGTACAGTATGCTGTCAGACCGAGATAACTACAATGCAACAAGGAAGAGTTTGTACCATCCCAGAATAACGATGAACATGAATGCCTATAGCTGGAGTATCGGTAAGGATGAGGATTTTGGCGGTATAGAAGACCTATTTCTCAAGAACTATGGCTATGGTATTGGTCTCAGCGTGACCATGCCCCTATTTAACTTCAATACGAGCATCAACCTGAAACGGCAAAAGTTGCTGTATTTGCGCAGTCAGGAACAGTTGGACCAGGCCAAACGACAAAAAGCATTGGACCTTCGACTGCGCTATCTCAACCTGGAGCGCTTTCGGCGTTTGATCGAAGCAAATGAAGTGGCAGTGCAAGCGGCTGAAGAAAATTTTAAGCTGGAAGAAGAGCGGTATAATTTTGGCGGGGGAACTTTTCTGGAGCGATTGACCGCTCAACGCGATTTGTTTGATGCGCGCAATAATCTGGTACAGTCAAAATACAACTATTTGATCGAAATGGCGAATTTGGAAAACGAAGTCGGCACACCTGTTGTCGGAAATCCTGAATAATACGGAGGCGAGTTTATGGGTATGTTTTATCGAACTGGTGTGGGATTGGTTGCGGCTGCTCTGATCTTGAGCACGGCTGTACCTGCCCAGGCTGTGGGTAAGGACTTTTTGATGCGGTCAAAATTTCACGGCGCGCTGATGCTGGGTCTGGGGGGCGTTCTTGTTAAGCAAGCATTCGACGCAAAAAAAGAAGCCAATGATGCTTATGATCTTTACAAACAAGCAGGCACCTCTACGTTAGCACGAGAATTTTACGATAATTCCAAGCGCCATGACACCCGCGCCGCAGTATTGGGTGTGGCTGGTGGTGCAACCATTCTTTTTGCCGTGCATCTATTTATGAAAGAAGACGAGAGTGGTTTGCCGCCTCCAAAGATGAATCGGGGCATTGTGAATATCAAGGGCGTAGCATTAGATATAAAAGGCGATGTGTTTCAGAGAAAGATGCAGGTACAGTTAAAAAAAGGATTCTAAAAACTGAAAAGTAAAAATAAAGGAAAGCAAAGGGACGATACGTTGTAAGTATCGTCCCTTTTTTATCAAATTTAACAGCCTTCAAATAACGCGATTGCACGAGTATATTCCTGCATCCACTGGGCTACCTCTCGGGAGGGTGAAAAACGGGTCTGTGCTGACTGTCTTGCTGCTTCGCCGAGTTGAGTACGGAGAACCTCATTTTCAACCAAGAGACTTAAGCACTCTGCCAAATTATCGACGTTTTCAGGCGGTACGAGAAGCCCTGTAACCCGATCTTCAATCAATGCGCGTGCGCCATCAATGTCGGATGCAACAATCGGAAGCCCCGCTCCCATCGCTTCAAGCAGGCTATTTGGCGATCCTTCATAAAGCGACGGAAATGCGTAGATGTCCATTTCTTTTAAAAATGGCATCACATAGCGGTGAGCAACGCCACCAGTAAATGTTATATGGGATTCTAAGTTCAGTTCTTTGATGCGATCTTTCCATAGTTTTGCTTCCTGCTTATCGTGGACCGCCCCGACTGCGAGCAGATGCGCGTGCGGATGCTTGTGATGTACCTGAGCAAATGCTTCTATAAGATGGTGAAAGCCCTTTACGCGACGTAAGACGCTCGCGGTTCCAATCAGACATTTTCCTCGCGATTTCAAATCTGCAAGCATCGCACCAAACAAACGTAGGTCACTGCTATGATCACCTTTTGCATTGGCAAGACGAAATGAAACAAACTCGGTAGGATCAAAAGCATTTGGTAGAACTGTTGACATGGGGATATCCGCAATCTGCTTTGCCATGCCGAGATATTCCTCCGTCACAGATGTTACAAGATCGGTATGCTCTAATATCCAGACCAGTGTGGAAACCATCCTGCAATCGAAGCGCGTTGTCACTATGTCTCCTCCTCGAAGGCTGACGATGACGGGGCGGTTTGAGGATCGTGCAGCGAGGACAGCAACTAAACCTGGGGGAAGGGCAAAAATTCCATGAAACAGGTCAAAATTGATTTCTGAATGAAGTTTCTCAATATAAAACCCAATTTCTCGCAGTTCAGACGGATCAGGATCATTACCGAAAGATCGCTTGCTGAGAGATGGGTAGGTACGATGGACCACAACGCCATCTTCAACCGATGACCTCACATCTTCACCTACGGTCATACTTCCCGGTGTGATTACATGGACATTGACATTTTGGGCGGCAAGATTGCGTGCGATCCGACGAGTCGCAGTGGCGACGCCACCTATGTAGGCAGGTGGGTACTGATAAGTGATGATACAAACTCTGATTTTTCGTGACATAGACCTTGCTCCCAATTATTGAAATGAATTGATCGAAATGTATTCTGTACTCCTTATCAACCTTACGATACATCTAAAAACTTGGGTTGGAAGAGTGATCAGGTCTCCCAACCCAATGAGACTAAATTCTGAAGCTATTGGTCGTGTTATCATCAACAGGAACAGCTATGAGGCATAAAAGCGACATCAATAGCCCATCCACCGAAATCAAAACCTGTCAGGTCCTCAATACGACCAATTCGTTTAACACTGGGAGTCTGGTACATACGTATCACCTCCTTTATTATGAATTTTCGAGCACAACCAGAAAGAACCATTGGCCAGTTAATGCGTTAGCTAACGTTATGATTCCAACTGCTTTGCCCCCGATTTCTGCGCTATCTCTTTGAGTTATCCACGCTTTGGGAAATAGCTCAAGCCTGAACCTGGATAAGATTAAAATTCTGTAGATCGTTTAACAGATTACCCAAGTCTCGTTGTAGTATATCATCATCCACGTCAAACTTCGCTTGTAACTGGGCGAGGGCATCTCCTGACTGGTTCACAGCCAACATAATCTCCATCATCTCTGCGGCTGTGACATTCAGTTCAAAATATACTCCGCTCGCAGTGTCAACCAGGAGGCCCTGTTCCTTAATACGAGAAAACTCAACCCCTTCGGTCAATTTAATGCTCATCATAAGGCTACCTCCTCAAGGTTTATGTGTCCATTATATCAGGATACTCAGGCAGTTACTTACCGATATTACGCTGTCTTTTGAAGCATGCTTCATTTTCCCAATTATTTCATATTATGATAGTCCCTGTACCACGCGACAAAATTTGTAAGTCCTGTTTCTATGGGTGTTGTGGGATTGTAGCCCACATCTCGCATCAGGTCCGATACATCTGCTGCATTATCCGGGAAGTCTCCAGGCCGTATGGGCAAGTCTTCTCGGATCGCTTTTTTACCCAGCAATTCTTCCAGTAGGGAAAGGAAATATTCTAATTCTATGACGTTGTGGTTGCCGATATTGTAGATTCGATATGGGCTGGAACTCGATCCCGGATCGGGGCATTGTCCCGCCCATTCGGGATCTGGTGCTGCGGGATTTGCCAAGACGCGAACTATGCCTTCGACAATGTCGCTGACATACGTAAAACTGCGGCGCATTTTTCCGTGATTATAGACTTTGACAGGTCGATTTTCCATGATGGCTCTGGTCCACAGATAGGCGACGCCATCCGGACGTCCCCAGGGTCCATAGACAGAGAAGAACCGCAATCCCGTCGTGGGAATGCCGTAGAGATGGCTATACGCATGCGCCATCAGTTCATCTGCTTTTTTGGTCGCCGCGTACAGGCTGAGGGGATGATCGACATTTTGATGGATGTTAGCGGGTGTGGTGGTGTTCAAGCCATAAACAGAACTGGAGGATGCATAGACAAGGTGTTCGATGCCGCCATTGCGGCATCCTTCCAGGATGTTGAGGAAGCCCGCGATATTGCTTTTGACAAATGCCTGGGGATTTTTCAGGCTGTAAGGCATACCCGCCTGTCCCGCGAGGTTGATGACATGAGAAAAGTTCTCTGCGCGAAAAAGGTCTGCTATTCCCTCTTCGTCCTCGAGGTGCATGCGGATAAATTTGAATCCGCTTGCTCGCTTGAGAATGGATAGGCGGTCTTCTTTGAGCTGGGTGTTGTAATAGTCGTTCACATTGTCCAATCCGACCACCGAATGACCCATTTCGAGCAGTCGTCTGGAGAGATGAAAGCCAATAAATCCCGCGACACCGGTCACGAGCATACCTGCGTACCTGTGCCTTTGGCACGCAGGTAAGTCCTGGTTTTGTTGCTTACCCAACTGTACGTAACATCGGTTACTTACCTCTTGAATGCCAGATATTTTTTTCATCCTTCATTCCTCCGGGAACTTGGCGATTGGCTGAAACCAAGTCTGAGCCTTTGGGCGGTCATTTACAGGCGTTCTAAAAACCTCTACCCAAGCATGGAAATCGACTTCATTGACGAAGGTGACATAACGGCGTCCGAGAACAACCTGGGCGGGGAACCCAAGGGAAAGGAGCCCTGCACACAACGAAACGGATCTCGGAAGACACACGGCAGATTCTAAGGCGAGACGCCCCCAAACCGCCCTCAGATAGACAGATTCTCGTCTTGAGAGACGGATCGCTTCTTCTTCATTCTTGAAAGGAAATGGGGAGAACCTCAATCGCAACTTCTTGACATACGCCCTAACTGGCGGC from the Gemmatimonadota bacterium genome contains:
- a CDS encoding NAD-dependent epimerase, with the protein product MLVTGVAGFIGFHLSRRLLEMGHSVVGLDNVNDYYNTQLKEDRLSILKRASGFKFIRMHLEDEEGIADLFRAENFSHVINLAGQAGMPYSLKNPQAFVKSNIAGFLNILEGCRNGGIEHLVYASSSSVYGLNTTTPANIHQNVDHPLSLYAATKKADELMAHAYSHLYGIPTTGLRFFSVYGPWGRPDGVAYLWTRAIMENRPVKVYNHGKMRRSFTYVSDIVEGIVRVLANPAAPDPEWAGQCPDPGSSSSPYRIYNIGNHNVIELEYFLSLLEELLGKKAIREDLPIRPGDFPDNAADVSDLMRDVGYNPTTPIETGLTNFVAWYRDYHNMK
- a CDS encoding glycosyltransferase family 4 protein, translated to MSRKIRVCIITYQYPPAYIGGVATATRRIARNLAAQNVNVHVITPGSMTVGEDVRSSVEDGVVVHRTYPSLSKRSFGNDPDPSELREIGFYIEKLHSEINFDLFHGIFALPPGLVAVLAARSSNRPVIVSLRGGDIVTTRFDCRMVSTLVWILEHTDLVTSVTEEYLGMAKQIADIPMSTVLPNAFDPTEFVSFRLANAKGDHSSDLRLFGAMLADLKSRGKCLIGTASVLRRVKGFHHLIEAFAQVHHKHPHAHLLAVGAVHDKQEAKLWKDRIKELNLESHITFTGGVAHRYVMPFLKEMDIYAFPSLYEGSPNSLLEAMGAGLPIVASDIDGARALIEDRVTGLLVPPENVDNLAECLSLLVENEVLRTQLGEAARQSAQTRFSPSREVAQWMQEYTRAIALFEGC
- a CDS encoding TolC family protein — translated: MMRFRYIAVLAIIFVGVNTNAQEERRELRLTLNECVEVALTSSAQIEQFKYTVAIAETQVDNARNSFFPTTSNMSWSISRGVQGPREGQVLDQTTGTLVQLLGEDRITGGQNFRIGGLTMPIYDGQIISQLSSAKNSLMQTQMQQSGTRQTIIFQTKQRYFLLLQAIKLLEVQQERVRVSEESLRRAETLYEIGSAAILQVTNARSNLAGLRATLIQRENAVSIAQSNLAFTMGLGTDVDIIPSEEEFELLTPKYSFTDALSIALKEHPDILGSKYSMLSDRDNYNATRKSLYHPRITMNMNAYSWSIGKDEDFGGIEDLFLKNYGYGIGLSVTMPLFNFNTSINLKRQKLLYLRSQEQLDQAKRQKALDLRLRYLNLERFRRLIEANEVAVQAAEENFKLEEERYNFGGGTFLERLTAQRDLFDARNNLVQSKYNYLIEMANLENEVGTPVVGNPE
- a CDS encoding PqqD family protein codes for the protein MMSIKLTEGVEFSRIKEQGLLVDTASGVYFELNVTAAEMMEIMLAVNQSGDALAQLQAKFDVDDDILQRDLGNLLNDLQNFNLIQVQA
- a CDS encoding lasso peptide biosynthesis B2 protein, yielding MKFHATPLEEWECLAFGSPDLPTLPKMGMNMRLKAIKSYLTAVMLYRVHGLPPVRAYVKKLRLRFSPFPFKNEEEAIRLSRRESVYLRAVWGRLALESAVCLPRSVSLCAGLLSLGFPAQVVLGRRYVTFVNEVDFHAWVEVFRTPVNDRPKAQTWFQPIAKFPEE
- a CDS encoding efflux RND transporter permease subunit, which gives rise to MQNNMESEVRDNVKRDFSRTFEITTRRPVAIFMVVLAVAVFGYVSYQQLPLNMMPDISYPTLTVRTEYPDTAPEEVENLISRPIEQRLGVVSNLVSITSISRPGMSDVILEFGWDTDMNDAVQTVRENLDRLNLPRGVNRPLILRYDPTQDPIMRVGIYGNENMYALRYIAEEEIKQELEALKGVAAARVKGGLEEEIRVEISERQLALMGLNINTINRRLQEENVNLAGGSLLDGQTQYLVRTLNEFRTIEEIANLVVGDRNNIEIRVKDVGRVYRTHKEREIITRVNGIESVEIEIFKEADANIVATAQRVRDRLFGTPEQLAYIEKLKAGEIEEAKANDRREQVRQFVQMKEMTSFIAFTLPESVDMEMLSDQSTFIESSVNEVKQTALLGGLLAILVLYIFLRNPSHTAIVGLAIPISIVATFAPMNIFGVSLNIMSLGGLALGIGMLVDNAIVVLESIFRCREEGDDMTSATIRGTGEVGGAVFASTLTTVAVFFPIVFVEGVAGQIFGDMALTVVFSLLASLGVALFFIPMLASRQVHLARGDSEGQGERLMQSELLQLRSVAWLLEGMGLKNRDENALQYHAMNFGTLLMRVPIGFAYLLGEYVARVLWLASVIAVVALKAVFTVLAVLLYPIIYPGWGFYSWLGSGPLWRQEINRLWAPLCAWAEDRDLFGKAWVRIIWDDLLTFVTPQNLGRDLGAQMRWTGRTLKRLFRWVGKHAIWKRVLKIAPVLLGTIGVLLLFVPGAVYFILRFLIFTTLMLIGKILILTLMFVFLTGLVALLVIALVLLPILAPVLFLFERGFAAIRRAYTPFIRWALHNRLSIVAGAVVPFAICWMVLLPRLGNELIPQVHQGEFNVDIGLPVGTPLEMTDETLKLIESRVMDAYDVGAISSTVGVDKTDITSSDQGEHTGVVSVVLEDIETEGPQNVMAGWGQGLLTLPARIWGGIRGESVLAQREDALMADLRNRLSDLPQIKADFSRPALFSFKTPIEVEIRGYDLPTLTQLGREAERVMSEIPGLYDVKSSLQRGNPEVQIVYKRELLAKYNLNVRQVASLVREKVQGNVVTRFREADRRIDVLVRVDEADRAGVTELRRLVVNPGRQQVPIRLSAVAEIEVHEGPSEIRRIDQQRAVLISANVSGIDLGTMTAMIQRALETMEVSQDVSMVIGGQNKEMETSLNSLTFALGLAIFLVYIVMASQFESFLHPFVIMFSIPLALIGVIVILFLTGISLSVVVFLGVIMLAGIVVNNAIVLVDYINHLRRSGLSKLEAIVQAGEVRLRPILMTTSTTVLGLLPMALGLGDGAEIRTPMAITVVAGLISSTLLTLVIIPTVYSLMDRGE